One Thermicanus aegyptius DSM 12793 DNA segment encodes these proteins:
- a CDS encoding ABC transporter ATP-binding protein, producing MALVLEDVTKKFGDFTAVDHLSLTIPEKKIFGLLGANGAGKTTTIRMILGILQPTEGKIRWNGEKIDYSNSHRVGYLPEERGLYPKLTVKEQLLYLARLRNMGKEEALRQIDLWLERFQVPEYKEKKVEELSKGNQQKIQFIAAILHKPELLFMDEPFSGLDPVNSDLLKKVVLDLADSGTTIIFSSHRMEQVEELCQDLVILRRGKPVVQGNLKEIKRAYGKKNIILHADGDLSFLSRVEGVTRVERTAVGAIVKVVSEEVSQRVLQEAMKAGFITKFALEEPSLHEIFVEKVGTSYES from the coding sequence ATGGCGTTGGTTCTGGAAGATGTGACCAAGAAGTTCGGAGATTTTACCGCCGTAGACCACTTAAGCCTTACCATTCCGGAAAAGAAGATCTTCGGACTCCTCGGGGCGAATGGGGCGGGAAAGACGACTACCATTCGCATGATCCTAGGGATTCTGCAGCCCACCGAGGGAAAGATCCGCTGGAACGGGGAGAAGATCGATTACTCCAACAGTCATCGGGTTGGTTATCTCCCGGAGGAGAGGGGTCTTTATCCCAAACTTACCGTGAAGGAGCAACTTCTCTATCTGGCCAGGCTGCGCAACATGGGGAAGGAAGAAGCCCTGCGACAAATTGATCTGTGGCTGGAGCGATTTCAGGTTCCGGAGTATAAAGAGAAGAAAGTGGAAGAGCTCTCGAAGGGGAACCAACAGAAGATCCAATTTATTGCAGCCATTCTACATAAACCCGAGCTCCTCTTTATGGACGAACCTTTTAGTGGACTTGACCCGGTGAACAGCGACTTGTTAAAAAAAGTGGTCCTTGATTTGGCCGACTCCGGCACCACCATCATCTTCTCCAGCCATCGTATGGAGCAAGTGGAAGAGTTATGCCAGGATCTTGTGATCCTCCGTCGGGGGAAACCTGTGGTTCAGGGGAACTTAAAGGAGATCAAACGGGCATACGGAAAGAAGAACATCATTTTGCATGCGGATGGAGATCTCTCCTTCCTCTCCCGGGTAGAAGGAGTTACCCGGGTGGAGAGGACGGCGGTAGGGGCGATTGTGAAGGTGGTTTCCGAGGAAGTATCACAACGGGTTCTCCAGGAAGCGATGAAAGCGGGCTTTATCACGAAATTTGCGTTGGAGGAACCTTCCCTCCACGAAATCTTTGTCGAGAAAGTGGGGACTTCCTATGAATCGTAA
- a CDS encoding response regulator transcription factor, producing the protein MNVLLLDDEPLEVDQLEYLIHSHYPMWQVIKATNASEAMEKSKWMVKQGNSLHLGLIDIKLPGKTGLEVAAELKSLFHEMDIIIISAFQDFHYARSSIQLGVLDYLVKPVLEEELFKILKRYVNQHPEFEAKSHMIQKVLQIVHDHYKEKLNLSEIASELHINTSYLSRRFREDIGLSFSDYLLKYRIEVAKTLLHKNRDWSMQRIAEEAGFNSQNYFSSAFKKLTGLSPKEYQNQL; encoded by the coding sequence ATGAACGTCCTTTTGTTGGATGATGAACCTCTGGAGGTGGACCAGTTGGAATATCTCATCCATTCCCATTATCCCATGTGGCAAGTCATCAAAGCGACCAATGCATCAGAAGCCATGGAGAAATCGAAATGGATGGTAAAACAGGGAAACTCGCTTCATCTGGGATTGATCGATATTAAACTGCCCGGTAAAACGGGTCTGGAAGTAGCTGCCGAATTGAAGTCTTTATTTCATGAGATGGATATCATTATTATTTCCGCTTTTCAGGATTTTCACTATGCTCGGTCCTCGATTCAATTGGGAGTTCTGGACTATTTGGTAAAGCCCGTCCTGGAAGAAGAGCTCTTCAAAATCTTAAAGCGCTATGTGAATCAGCATCCGGAATTTGAGGCCAAATCCCACATGATTCAGAAAGTGCTGCAGATTGTCCACGATCATTATAAAGAAAAATTAAATCTTTCCGAGATCGCTTCGGAACTTCACATCAACACCTCTTATCTGAGCCGCCGGTTCCGGGAGGATATTGGGTTATCCTTTTCAGATTACTTGCTCAAGTATCGCATTGAGGTGGCCAAGACCCTCTTACACAAAAACCGGGACTGGAGTATGCAAAGAATCGCTGAAGAGGCGGGCTTTAACAGCCAAAATTATTTCAGCAGCGCCTTCAAAAAACTTACCGGA
- a CDS encoding ABC transporter permease: protein MNRKFWLILSHSFLTNVKSRAFILSTVIMGLIIVVIFNLPALIQLFKNNGEDRVGIVDSTGEVYPLLEQQVKDMNPGFTLLSYDEEGKAKEEVMNQKLKAYLLIERVENGTIVGTFNAKKVNDQEFYGKVSQALKQAQFRLTASHLGLTPDQAALLFQDVSLKQVALDPEAKTVEEMIQSGVLIYILLFALYFAVLSYGSMVAMEVAKEKSSRIMEILISSVPPVIQMFGKILGISLVGLFQFAIFILIGGLSMLFGDKKVDLGGLVVDFSTLPVDIVIYAVIYFVLGYLLYATLAAMLGSLVSSMEEIQTMIMPLTMVVVVAFMISMFGLTTPDAPYVVVSSYIPLFTPLVMFLRVGLSNPAWWEVLITTVLLIGSILLSAYVAAKVYRGGVLMYGKASFAGIMKAMKFYKEK, encoded by the coding sequence ATGAATCGTAAATTTTGGCTTATTCTCTCCCATTCGTTCCTTACCAACGTGAAGTCGAGGGCATTTATCCTATCGACGGTTATCATGGGCCTGATCATCGTTGTCATCTTTAACCTGCCTGCCTTAATTCAGTTGTTTAAAAATAACGGGGAAGATCGGGTGGGAATCGTCGATTCCACAGGGGAGGTCTATCCCCTCCTGGAGCAACAGGTAAAGGATATGAACCCTGGATTTACCCTCCTTTCCTACGATGAAGAAGGAAAGGCAAAAGAGGAGGTGATGAATCAGAAACTAAAAGCGTATCTTCTCATTGAGCGCGTCGAGAACGGAACCATTGTAGGAACATTTAACGCCAAGAAGGTGAACGATCAGGAGTTTTACGGGAAGGTATCGCAAGCCCTGAAACAGGCGCAGTTTCGCCTCACCGCTTCCCATTTGGGGCTTACGCCGGATCAAGCCGCTCTCCTCTTCCAAGATGTCTCCCTAAAACAGGTTGCTTTAGATCCGGAAGCGAAGACCGTGGAAGAGATGATTCAATCCGGCGTACTTATCTATATACTTCTCTTCGCCCTGTATTTTGCCGTCCTTTCCTATGGCAGCATGGTGGCCATGGAAGTGGCCAAGGAGAAAAGCTCCCGCATCATGGAGATTTTGATCTCCAGCGTTCCACCGGTGATTCAAATGTTTGGGAAGATCTTGGGAATCTCATTGGTCGGTCTGTTTCAATTTGCGATTTTTATCCTGATCGGAGGCCTCTCCATGCTTTTTGGGGATAAAAAGGTGGATTTGGGCGGGCTGGTCGTAGACTTCTCCACGCTTCCCGTAGATATCGTGATCTATGCGGTGATCTATTTCGTGTTAGGCTATCTTCTCTATGCGACGCTGGCGGCTATGTTGGGCTCCTTGGTGAGCAGCATGGAGGAGATTCAAACGATGATCATGCCGCTTACCATGGTGGTTGTGGTCGCCTTCATGATCTCCATGTTCGGCCTAACCACCCCCGATGCCCCCTACGTGGTGGTGAGCTCCTATATACCTCTTTTTACGCCCCTCGTCATGTTTCTCAGGGTGGGCTTATCCAATCCTGCCTGGTGGGAGGTTCTCATCACCACCGTTCTCCTGATTGGGTCCATCCTCTTATCTGCATATGTGGCGGCGAAGGTTTATAGGGGCGGTGTCCTCATGTACGGGAAAGCTTCCTTTGCCGGAATTATGAAAGCCATGAAATTTTATAAGGAGAAATAG
- a CDS encoding LutB/LldF family L-lactate oxidation iron-sulfur protein, whose product MTARRKEFHQRVEEAFANPQMRKSVPITQDNLRFGRIRAMEELKNGEAWREIASQIRNHTLDHLQEYVNELITNFEKNGGKAHFAKNGEEAVQTVLSIARKHQAKRVVKSKSMVTEEIHLNHALEEDGINVVETDLGEFIIQLAGETPSHILAPAIHKSRQEVAELFSKEAGRPLTDRTEDLTRYARERLRQEFLDADLGITGCNFAVAESGSIILISNEGNARMTSSLPKVHIVVMGMERVVPTWAELDVLVTMLTRNATGQKLSVYMTAISGPRRAGDLDGPEEVHLIILDNGRSDILESKYREVLKCIRCSACVNVCPVYREIGGHAYGGVYSGPIGAVLTPLLDGMEKNKELPFASSLCGACTEVCPVKIPLHHYLIEERKDLVEKGFLPKQERVTFQAFAFLTSHPLFYRSAVRGAGRLSPMFGRDGVLKKGPGMLAGWTDGRDLPLPAKESFHDWWRRQRGEKR is encoded by the coding sequence ATGACGGCAAGGAGGAAGGAATTTCATCAAAGAGTGGAAGAGGCCTTTGCCAATCCCCAGATGAGGAAATCGGTCCCCATCACCCAGGATAACCTCCGCTTTGGTCGGATCCGGGCGATGGAGGAATTGAAAAACGGGGAAGCCTGGCGGGAAATTGCCTCCCAGATACGAAATCACACCCTGGATCATCTCCAAGAATATGTAAATGAACTGATCACAAACTTTGAGAAGAACGGGGGAAAAGCCCACTTTGCCAAAAATGGGGAAGAAGCGGTCCAAACGGTCCTGAGCATTGCCAGGAAACATCAGGCGAAGCGGGTTGTGAAGTCGAAGTCGATGGTGACCGAAGAGATCCATTTAAACCATGCCTTGGAAGAAGACGGGATCAACGTGGTTGAAACCGACCTGGGTGAGTTTATCATCCAGTTGGCGGGGGAGACGCCATCCCATATTCTGGCTCCTGCCATCCATAAGAGCCGGCAAGAGGTGGCGGAGCTCTTCTCCAAGGAGGCGGGGCGCCCTCTCACCGATCGAACGGAGGATTTAACCCGGTATGCCCGGGAGAGATTGCGGCAGGAATTTCTCGACGCGGATCTCGGCATCACCGGCTGCAATTTTGCCGTCGCTGAATCGGGCTCCATCATTCTGATCAGCAATGAAGGAAATGCGAGGATGACCTCTTCCCTTCCCAAGGTTCATATTGTGGTGATGGGGATGGAGCGGGTGGTTCCCACCTGGGCAGAGCTGGATGTACTGGTAACGATGCTGACGAGAAATGCGACGGGGCAAAAGCTCTCCGTCTATATGACGGCGATTAGCGGCCCTAGGCGGGCAGGAGATCTGGATGGGCCGGAGGAGGTTCACCTCATCATCTTGGATAACGGCCGTTCCGACATATTAGAGAGCAAATATAGAGAGGTGTTAAAGTGTATCCGCTGCAGCGCTTGCGTCAATGTCTGCCCGGTTTATCGGGAGATCGGCGGACACGCTTACGGTGGTGTCTACAGCGGGCCCATCGGAGCGGTCCTTACCCCCCTCCTCGATGGAATGGAGAAAAATAAAGAATTACCTTTTGCCTCCTCCCTGTGTGGGGCATGCACGGAGGTTTGCCCTGTGAAAATTCCTCTCCATCACTACCTGATCGAAGAGCGGAAAGACCTGGTGGAGAAGGGCTTTCTGCCGAAACAGGAACGTGTAACGTTTCAAGCCTTCGCCTTTCTCACCTCCCATCCCCTCTTTTACCGGAGTGCCGTGAGGGGAGCGGGGCGCTTATCCCCCATGTTCGGCAGAGACGGGGTCTTAAAGAAAGGCCCTGGGATGCTTGCAGGATGGACTGATGGCAGGGACCTTCCCCTTCCGGCCAAAGAGAGCTTTCATGACTGGTGGCGGCGGCAAAGGGGGGAGAAACGATGA
- a CDS encoding LutC/YkgG family protein — MRISQSFILPPTRFYDGMDREEMINGFLESLKALQVRYDRLTAEELPARLGKRVEEKKIRSLIYWDDARLEALRIPQALEGIAFQGKIDRSIQWGEESGEELRRLAAEVELGITMADLGIAETGSLMLLNGNGRGRLVSLTPPVYFAILHEQNIVPRLTQAFSYIQDLIPSGLPSCINWITGPSRTADIEGDLSIGVHGPGEVEVFLIRS; from the coding sequence ATGAGGATTTCCCAATCTTTCATCCTTCCCCCTACCCGTTTTTACGATGGGATGGATAGGGAAGAGATGATCAATGGCTTTTTGGAGAGCCTTAAAGCCTTACAGGTGAGGTATGATCGCCTCACTGCGGAGGAACTCCCTGCTCGCTTGGGAAAGAGAGTGGAGGAGAAGAAGATACGTTCCCTTATCTATTGGGATGATGCCAGGTTGGAGGCGCTTAGGATTCCCCAAGCGTTGGAAGGTATCGCTTTCCAAGGGAAAATCGATCGCTCCATACAGTGGGGAGAAGAAAGCGGGGAGGAGCTTCGCCGCTTGGCGGCGGAGGTGGAACTGGGCATCACCATGGCCGATTTGGGCATCGCGGAGACGGGAAGCCTCATGCTTCTCAATGGAAATGGGAGAGGTCGGCTGGTAAGCTTAACTCCGCCTGTCTACTTCGCCATCCTCCACGAGCAGAATATCGTCCCCCGCCTCACCCAAGCCTTTAGCTATATTCAGGATCTCATCCCATCAGGGCTCCCCTCCTGCATCAACTGGATCACCGGTCCCAGCCGAACCGCCGATATTGAGGGGGATCTCTCCATCGGCGTCCATGGACCGGGTGAGGTGGAAGTATTCCTCATTCGCTCTTAA
- a CDS encoding sensor histidine kinase: MLSYGWFFLIVLVSILSPVIGILLIIFYHLYEQKVYLLQMENRRINLERELQRIEYIQLSQQIQPHFLFNALNSLLSLARLKRLNDLITSFEHLALFIRYKYQPKKQLVPLFQEIDHIRHYIAIQKMRFGDRLEVRWDVEPSLTKAGIPPYLLQTLVENAFKHGLEQVEGKAILLIRLSLSAENDNKMVHLMVKDNGPGFSPVVLDSLKKNREGDPSSAGVGLKNIERRLDLLFPGRGKLMISSDKNKESGGIITVSWPLVLIEEDLLERGENR, from the coding sequence TTGCTGTCCTACGGATGGTTTTTTTTAATTGTGCTGGTAAGCATTTTAAGTCCGGTGATTGGGATCCTCTTGATCATCTTTTATCATCTGTATGAACAAAAAGTTTATTTGCTCCAGATGGAAAACAGGAGGATCAACTTGGAGCGGGAGCTGCAAAGGATCGAATATATTCAGCTTTCGCAGCAAATCCAGCCCCATTTTCTGTTTAATGCGTTAAACTCTTTGTTAAGTTTGGCCCGCCTGAAAAGGCTGAACGATTTGATCACCTCATTTGAACATCTTGCTCTGTTTATCCGTTATAAATACCAACCCAAGAAACAGCTGGTTCCCCTTTTTCAGGAGATTGACCATATACGGCATTACATCGCTATTCAAAAAATGCGCTTTGGTGACCGCCTCGAAGTTCGTTGGGACGTTGAACCATCGTTAACGAAGGCGGGGATTCCTCCCTATTTGCTGCAAACGTTAGTGGAAAATGCCTTCAAGCATGGATTGGAGCAGGTGGAAGGTAAAGCAATTTTGTTGATCCGACTTTCCCTTTCCGCCGAAAACGATAATAAGATGGTCCATTTGATGGTCAAAGACAATGGACCGGGGTTTTCTCCGGTGGTTTTGGACAGTTTGAAGAAGAATCGAGAAGGAGACCCAAGCTCTGCCGGTGTTGGATTAAAAAATATTGAACGACGCTTGGATTTGCTGTTTCCTGGCAGGGGAAAGCTGATGATCTCATCGGACAAAAATAAGGAATCCGGAGGGATAATCACGGTTTCGTGGCCATTGGTATTGATTGAGGAAGATTTACTTGAGCGGGGTGAGAACCGATGA